The Treponema succinifaciens DSM 2489 region AAGTGAACTTACTCAAATCAAAGTTGAACACGTAAACATTGGCTGGTTTGATTTGTATTCTAAAGGTGGCAAACTTCGCCGATTATATATTCCAAAACTCCTGAGAGAAGAAGCTCAAGCATGGCTTAAATCTATAGACAGAACTTTTGGATATGTATTTCTTAATCGTTTTGGTGAACGTATTACTACACGCGGAATTGCTACACAGCTTAAAACTTATGCTGCAAAATATGGCATAAGCACTAAGGTCGTCTATCCTCATTCTTTCCGGCATCGTTACGCTAAGAATTTTCTGGAAAAATTCAATGACATTTCTCTGCTTGCCGATTTAATGGGGCATGAAAGTATAGAGACTACGCGTATTTATTTAAGACGTACAGCTAGTGAGCAGCAGGAAATTGTTGATCAGATTGTAACTTGGTAAATAAAAAAAGTGCCTCGCATTAATGAGGCACTTTTATAGTTCAATTAAAGCATTATACTTTGTTGTATTACCATATTTTCCACAGGAAGAATAGGTTGAGGTTGTGTATCGATAATTAAGTTTTCGACATATACAATATCTGAGCGAACGATATTGGATAAAGCAGTAGGAACCACTGTGGTATCAATGGTGATAGGTGCCATATCTGTTGTTTGTTTTGCTAAATGGCTTATACCATTTGATGTTTGTAAAGAATTAATCATAGTGTTTCCATCCTTCGAATATTCTTTGATCCTGAATTGCAATTTGTTGCACAGGATTCTGTGGCATAGGTGGTATACTAACACGTGCAAAACGACCTTCCGAAACAAAGCAGTCTGTGCCTCCAGGAAGACTTTCTACAAGGGTTCGTTTTATAGAATATGTCCGTGCCCCATCATTGCCTATATATGCATCAGGATTAAAAGGACTTCTTAATTCAAGTTCTTCTCGTATAGAAATATATGTTTTGTTTATTAATTCATATAAATCTTGAGAAGGCTTCTCTATGTTTAAACCAAGTTCATTTTTTGCTTCGCGTCTATTGATTGTATAATCATGGCTTCCAGATTCACTGCAAAGAAAAGATATTATTTTCTTTATTTTTTCTTCATCTGTAACCTGATTTACAAGCAATTTTCTTGCTAACATCTGAATTTGTCCAATAGCTCTATAAACTTCACCCAAAACTAGAGGATGAACTTTATCAGCCAATACATTAAATATATCGGCAAGAGCACGCTCATCTTTTAGATTTAATTCATGTTTTGCAAGTTCCAGAAAACCTTTAATTGCTTCAACACTTACTGGAACTCTAGCCTGTGGACCAGCATTTGGAATTGTTGGATTTAATGGAGTGTTTACACTTGGATCTATAGGGCCCAGTGTAGCTTGTTTTGTCATTATTATTCTATTTGCACCAAGACACATTAATGTACCTGTACTTCGAGCCTTTCCTGGAACAATAATCTCAAAATCATCACAAAATTGACGTATTAAATTAACGATATTCCAGCCTGCGAGAGTATTACCACCATTTGTAAATAGGAATAAAGATATTTTTGGAACAACACCTATTTTATCAAGATGCTCTGTAATATAATCAGTAGCATCATTTGCAATTTGGGTTTCCCATCCAGCTTTATCTCCTGTTATATAAACAAGGAGTTTTGAGTTCCTTTCTTTTTCTATAGCTTCGTAGAGAGCTTTTCTTTCATCAGTCATTTTTAAAATTATAACACAAAATAATCATTTAGTGTAATTTTTTTATTGACCAATTATTATAAGATCATAATTGATTATTTATAATGGTCAAATTTCCATAAAGACATTCAATTTTTTCTACTATTCTGTTTTGTTCGGAATAAGGAGGTAGTGGAACAACAGCAGACAATAAATCACTTGCTGATAATGAAATTATTCCGACACCTTTCCCGTTTAGTATACCTTGCTGTTTATAAATCATTATTACATATAAGAAAAAGCTATTATTTATATTTTTGTTTTTTGGTCTTAATCTTGATACATGATTCTGATAACAAATATCGTAATCATAATTCCAAATTGCAGCACGTCCGACATCACCGCCATTACAAAGAATTAAATCTCCTTTCTTGATTGTACATTTCTCAAGTTCATCATCGGTAAAATACATTTCACGAACTTCTGTAAAATCAAAGGAATTCCAATACAGGTTTGATGTTGTTATGTACTTTCGTAAAGTTCCTTTATTATTTGTTTTCTTTAATGCTTTACCAGTTGTATGAGTATATATTTCTCCTAATGTACACCATGACCATGATTCAGGAATATCAAAAAGAGCTTCATCTTCATCTATCTTCTTGTAGGGTCTGTTATCACTTGTCGCGATGCGTTTTAGAAGTTCTTCTGCAGGCTCGTCGTTTGGATCTTGTGGGACGAGTTTACCGTGGATTGCGAGGTCGAGGATTTTGGATTTTGTTTGCTTGATAATTGTTTGTAAGTCGGATTTTTCTTGATCTAAATGTTCAATTTGCTCAAAGATATTTTCAATTGATGTAACAATACTGTTTTGTTCATTCAGCGGTGGTAATGGGAAAATAGCAGATAATAAATCATTCGCAGACAAAGAAGTTATTCCTACACCTTTACCATTTAGCATACCTTGCTCTTTATAGAACATCAAAAGATAAAGATATAGACTATTATTTATGCCTTCAATTTTTGGTCTCAGTCTTGAAACATGGTTTTGATAGCAAATATCTTCATTATAATTCCAAATAGCAGCTCGTCCGACATCTCCTCCATTACAAAGAACTAAATCTCCTTTTTTGATTGTACATTTATCCAGTTCATCATCTGTAAAATACATTTCTCGAACTTCTGTAAAATCAAATTTATTCCAGTAAAGATTTGAAGTTGTTATATATTTTCGTAAAGAACCTTTATTGTTCGATTTCTTCAGGGCTTTTCCAGTTGTATGATAAAACAATTCTCCCAATCTACACCAAGCCCACCCATCCGGCACCTCAAACGGAATCTCATCTTCAATGTCTTTTACAGTACCATCAGCGAACTGCTCATAATGCCGTTTATCACTTCCTACAAAGATAAAAGAATCCTTTTTGTCAGCTTTTAGTTCGCCTTTTTTGATTTTCTCTGCTTTTTCAGCTCTGATTTTTTCAAGCAATACAGTTGCGCTTTCATCATTCGGATTCTGAGGTACAAGTTTTCCGTGAATAGCAAGGTCTAATACTTTCTGTCGTAATGCTTTTGTATTCATCTAATTATTCCTCAATTCCTGAAAGTAAACCTGCAAGCTGATTGATTGCGTTATTAATATTCTTTCCTTTCTCTTGGATTGTAGAGAATAATTCTTTAAGAGTTACATCTTCCAAATCGTCTTTATCTTTTATCCATGAAATATCAAGACTGGTTTTATCTCTTTCAAGTAATTCATCAACATTATATTTACGCCAGCGGCCTGTAGGATTTTCTTCACTCCAGGTCTCTTTTCTGTCTTCCATGTGTCCGGCACAATAGCAGCTTACAAAGTCATCAAGGTCGCTTCTTTTAAGAGGCTTTGTTGCAAGAGTATGTTTAATTCCAGTGCGGTAGTCATAGTACCAGGTTTCTTTCGTAGGAGTTCCTTTTTCAAAGAACAATACATTTGCCTTTACGCCGTTTGCATAGAAAATACCTGTAGGCAAACGAAGAATTGTATGAAGGTTAAAATCTTTAAGCAGCTTCTTGCGAAGTTTTTCACCAGCACCATCAGCAAAAAGGACATTATCAGGAAGAACGATTCCGGCACGTCCACCGTCTTTAAGCATCAGCATCATGTGCTGCAAAAAGTTCAGCTGGTTGTTGCTTGTTGTAACAATCAGATCATTACGCATTGTTGTAATATCAACGCTTCCTGCAGGACGGGCACCAAAAGGTGGATTTGCAAGAATTACATCTACAAGATGTTCAGGCTCATGCTCAAGACTGTCTTCACATTTAATTGGAGTTGTATCAGTTCCGATGTCGTGAAGGTAAAGATTCATAGAAGCAAGTGTTACTACAAGAGGTGTGATATCATTTCCGCGTAAAGCTTTTGTTTGTAAGAATTCAACTTTATCCTGTTCATCGCTCTGCTTACGCATAAAGTCGTAAGCTGCAAGCAGGAAACCGCCAGTACCACAGGCAGGATCTGCAACTGTTTCTGTAATCTGTGGCTGAATAACATCAACCATAGCATTAATCAATGGTCGTGGAGTAAAGTATTGTCCAGCACCAGATTTTTTATCCTGTCCGTTCTTTTCAAGAATACTTTCATAGATTGCGCCTTTGAGGTCGCCTTCCATACTGAACCAGTTTTCTTCATCAATCATTCCGATTAACTTTTTAAGAAGAGCCGGCTTTGAAATCTTATTCTGCGCTTCTGTAAAGATAGCTCCGATAAGTCCGTCTTTAGCCTGTAAGGTTTCAAGAATCTTTTCATACTTTGCAAGCTGGTCTGGTCCATCAAGTTCTACAATGTCTTTCCATTTGCTGCCTTCAGGAAGAGCACTTCCTAATCCATATGATTCTTTTTCAGAATCCATTTTAAGAAACAAAAGATATGTTAACTGAATAATATAATCTGTAAATCCAACGCCTGCTGCGGCTAAGACATCAGCCATGTTCCAAACTTTTTTAGTTAAAGTCTGTTCTGGTTTTGCCTGAGTCCTTTCCTTTTTTGCCATTTTTATGCTGCCTTTCCATAGAATAAGTATTTAGATATTGTCTGCATTTCATTATTTAATTTGTCAGCTCCAAAGATTGGAATAGCTTTTACAAATAAATCATGTTTTGCTTTGTTTAGTTCAATGTTTGTTATACAACCATTCTGCACAATATATTCTGCAATCTGCTGTACAATTTCAACCTGTTCTGGTTTAAACTTACGCCAAGCCTGTCCACAATAAAGATTGAAGTAACTTCCGAATCTTCGTTTAAGTGAAACAAGTTCGTTGTCGATTTTATAACCATATCTTACAAGCGGAATAAGATTTGTTAAAACTCCAAGTTCTGTTTCTTTATTCAACGGTTTTACTTTTCCAGATTCACCGTTTAAAGTCTGATAGCAAGTCCACAAGAATTCAGATTTGAATTGATTATTATATGCAAGAAGCTTCTTCTCCAAATCTTTGAGCATAGAATAAGTAATAGCAACTTTTTTCTGGTTGTAAAGAATTCTTAGAGCTTCAACTTCATCTTTGTTTTCTTCAAGATACTTTTCAAAACTGTCTATATATTGTTTAGACTGTTCTTTAGAGAATCCAGCAGAAATTAATTTATCAGTTTCTTCAACTGCAATTTTAATAAAGCCCGCATTAACTTCCAGAAGTTTCTTTCTTGCTTTTACATTATTAATCAAAGCAGAAATCAAAGCCTTTCTTTCAGTATTTGGATCATTAATGTCTTTATATTCTGGGAAGGCTTTATTATCCGGGTCAATTGCGGCATATATATCAAGACAAATCTGTTTAATAGCTGTTGTCTTAATAAGTTCATTTAATTCTATTAAATCTTCAGGCTCTGCTTTTTTATTTACGTTAGAAAGATAACCAGCAAGAAGATTTAAGTTTTCATTAGAAACTTCGCCGTGAGCAAGATGCTCAAGAAGGTCTTTTAATGAAAGTACTTTTTTACGTCCTTCTCCTCCGTTTGGAGTAGGCATAGACTTTTCGTGTTCAGTTACTCCAACAGCATCTATAAGATAATAGAAATCTTTTGAGTTTGCGTTTGTTGTAACATTTCTAAGTTTATCATCATCAATAGTTCTACAACCACGTCCTTTCATCTGTGTGTATAGAACTTCTGAATTAATATCACGCATGAAAACAAGAACTTCAAGCGGTCTTACATCCGTACCAGTTGCAACAAGAGTTACAGTAATTGCGATACGGAAGTCTTTGTTGTTTCTAAAGTCACTAATCAGCTGATTCGAGTTTCCAGATTTACAAGTAATGAGCTGAGCAAAATGTTCCGGTAACTTTTTATCAGGAAATTCATCTTTAAACACTTTTTCGATTGCTTTCAAAATATCCTGAGCATGACTTTCTTTCTTAGCAAAAAATAAAGTCTTAGGAATCATATACCAGTTCTTTTCTCTTTCTGGATATAATGATTCATATATTGCGTCTTTATATGCTCTAACTACAGTTTCAATTTGAGAAGGAACAACAACGCTTCTATCAAGTTCAGTCTTGGTGTAATCCTTATCATATTTCTGTTTTTGATTTTGGCCTTTACCAGTTAAGTTCGAAACTTTAGTTACTTTTTCTCCCTCGTTAAGAGTTCCACCAGCTTCAGAGATTTCAGTTTTAATTCTGTATACCCGTGGAGGTACGTTTACACCGTCAGCAATAGATTTTTCAAGAGTATAATTTACAATGCGGTTTTTATTAAAGAAAGCCATTGCTTCAGGAGTTGGGGTCGCAGTAAGTCCAATAATCTTTGCATTATTAAAATAAGTAAGAACTTGCTGCCAGTCTCCATAAATAGAACGGTGGCATTCATCAATAATAATTACATCGAAGAAGTCTGATGGCAAAAGAACATTGCCAGTAAGTTGAACCTGTTTTCCTGGAGTATCTTCATCGTGCTCCATTTCTTCGTCATCATCAGGCTCATCAACTTCTTGACCTGTAAGAGCCGCAAAAAGTCTTTGGATTGTAGAAATTACAACACTGGCATTTCCAATTTTTTCAACACTTCGTAGACGATGAACAATATATTCATCAGAAAAAGCATTTCCAGTTTCTGTTAATTTATAAGTACCAAATTCACCTTCTGCTTGTTTTCCCAAATTGTTACGGTCTACAAGGAAAAGAACTCGTTTTGCGCCCATATAATTCAAGAGGCGGTAAGCAGCTGTACAAGCTGTAAAAGTTTTTCCTGCTCCTGTTGCCAAAACAATGAGAGCTTTTTTAAGACCTTGCTTAAAAGAAATTTCCAAGTTTGTGATAGCTTCAAACTGACATTCTCGTAAACCTTTTGGTCCAACAGGTGGAAGAGCCGGAAGTTTTGCAAATTGTGATTTAATATCATCACCAGCAAGATTTACAATTTCTTTAGGAGTAAACATTTTCTTAATAACTTTATAACTTGGCTTTGCTTCGCGCATATCCTTAAAAAGAAGCAAATCTCCATTACAAAGGAATATAAAAGGAAGAGGAGTTTTCCAGGCTTGTACCCAATCGGGAAGTATATTTCCATAATTCTGAGCTTGTTCAGCAACTTCAAGACCAAGTTTGTTTTCTTCTCTTTTAGCTTCAAGAACTGCAATAGCCTTTCCATCAAGATACAAAATGTAGTCAGCTTCAAGATTACCTTTCATAAGATTTTCTTCAACAGCCTGAGCATTTACTGCATCAGGAGTAAAGTCATCTCTAGGAACAACAGTCCAACCGGAATCTTTCAACATCTGGTCAATTTTTACACGAGCTTTCTGTTCTGGTAAAAGTGAATCTAAATCATATGTACTATGGTGTATCTTGTATTCAGCCATAATAATCTTCCCGTCTTCACATAATTAAATATTATAGGAAGATTATAACACATTTTCGTGATTTTGTGGGAATTAATCCAAGCCGAACTTGGTCGTGCTCCAACGATGAAACGTTGGGCCAAGTCCAGAAGTGAAACGTCTGGTCAATCCAACAGAATGTTGGCAGGGATGCAACGGCTGGGCGGGGAACGGAGATACAGCAGAGTGAAACGGGCTGTTGAAAATCGTAAAGCGGGGAAAGGGAAACTTTTCGCTTTTAAGATTTTCAGGGATAGGGTGCGGGAAAGGTTGCCTTTCCTGAGGGGTAATCCAAAAGGGGCTTTTTTGCCCATGTGGCGAATGGAGGGGTGATAGATTTTTATCATCCCGTAGTGAGTTACGGTTTGATAGAACCGTACATATCGCTTGCAGCGACAAACACTAGGGGTTTCTTCAAAAAACGGCTGATTTTCAGAAAGCGAAACCTTTCGCTAACAAAAATACTTGCCGAAGAGACAGCATCGATTGCAGAATCTTTTCAACAGGTATAATATTTAGCGGCTCATATCATAGTCAAGGCTTCGCGGACGGGCCTTTTCCCTCTGGTAGTCCTTCCAGTTATGAACCCGATACTTCTTGTAGCTGGTTCCAAGAGTTATAAGCTCATCTCCGTCATGGTTTTCCCATTCGGCTAACTGAGTGCTTTTTTCAATGTACGCATCAGTCAGGCCCTTGTTCACAAATATCTTGGATACGAACCAGTATACACAAGAGATGGAAGTTCTGTTACTTGGAATGAAAATGCGAATGGATTCCGATTACCTACAGTTGAAGAATGGCAGTATGCGGCAAAAGGAGGTCAAAAATTTAAATACAGCGGCAGCGACAATCTGGACGAAGTAGGCTGGTGCTACGACAACAGTGGAAAAAAGCCACATCCTGTTGCGCAGAAAAACCCTAACATCTATGGCTTGTATGATATGAGCAGTAACGTATGTGAATGGTGCTGGGATTCCCTCGGCGGTAACGGACACTATACCTGTGGTGGCAGTTGGTACGACTACTCCGGCAGCTGCGAGGTGGGCAACGGGCGCTGGAACATTGCTTACGGCAGGGGCGACGGCCGAGGCTTCCGCATTGTCCGCTCTACAGGCAAGTAAAAACGAGATGTGGCTGTGCAGTACCGGTGTAGCGCAGGCGGCAAGCCGTAGCGGAGCAGGTACGTAACAGCTGCAATCGAGCAGAAGATTCCTGACCGAGTTTACTGCGTAAACATCGCAGTGTTGTAGCACGGGAATGACAAATTAGCAAATCTATCGATACAAATGAATGCTAGAGAATCTTTATTCTAATTTTCAAAAAGCCTTTCAGTCTCTTTTATCCTTGAATCCAGCGTTTTGCATAAGATTTCCGCGCGCTCCGGCTCAATGTACGGATTTTGTGATATGAGCTTTCCGAAGAATTCTGAAACGCCTTCGAGCCTCCCAAAGTCCAAATCCGAGCAGTATTCCTTGAACGGAATTCTTTTCATCTGTTCTTTCTGGTTTGGGGCGAACGGCTTTGCTTTTATTTTTAAGGATTCGCGTAGGTATGGATTTTTTAGGTTATAAAGGATTTCATCATGGAACATTGAAGTTCCGCTGTCGAACACTGGAGCAAGTCCAATCCACTCAAGAGTGTCGGGATTCCTTAAAAATCCGAAGTTGTTGTAGTGCCTGTCGGTGTTTGCAATTATAAAGTCAACCGTGAGCATTCGGCAGATTCCCTGCTTTAATTTTTCTGTATCCTTGAATCCGAACTCCCTGCAGCAGTTTATCAGATGGTTGAAATTTGAAGTGCTGTTGTTCTTTTTTAAAGTATTCACAATGTGCCAGGCCGGAACAAGCTCTGTCTGCGGCGACACAAAGTCTGGGAATGATGAGTAAAAAGTTCCATCGTTTTTTATGATTTTGTATTCAACGTGTTCAATTCCAAGCCTGCCGCAGATTTCTGATGCAAGAACCTCATTGAAAGGTTCCTGCTGCCAAAGGCTTCCGGCTTTTAGAAGAATCCGCTCTCCATTGTTTATGATCCATTTTTTCTTGAGCCAGCCGTTAGTTGTGTTGTCCGGGGAAACAAGGTTCAATGTGTCGGCGCTGTCTGAATTCAAAACCCCGAAGAGGGCTTTTCCTACGTCATCAGAAAAATTGTTCTGAAAGAAATTCACGTCTTTCCAGGACAGGCTGCTTTTTAAAGGCTTTGCCCAGTAGTGGTCAGAAAGACTGAGTCCGTAGCTTTTTTCTATAAGATAATCCGTAGTGACATTTCCAAGCTGCTCAAGGGCTGTGTCAAGATTCTGGCGGCTTGCAGGAATTGAGCGGCTTTTCCACCAGGAGCGGAACTGGCTTTTTAAGGTTTTTCCTTTTTCATTGTCCGGCGATATTCCGATTGGAAGATGCTCCCTGCTGATTATTTCAGAGACTTCGGAGATTTCCTCATCCTCGGTTGAGAACCTTAAAACCGGAATATCTTTGTGGCAGAGAATGTAGTTCATCGCTCCTCCACAATTTTCCATTCAACAAGGTTTCTTTCCTTTGTGGAAAAACTTGCGCCTATTTTTATAATCCGTTTTCCGCTTGCCCTGTAAGGCCCCCCCCGGCGTATTTTGCATCTTCAATCTGATTCAATGCCTCGTCTGCCGTTTTATCCCGCTTGAACTCAAAGATGAATACATTGTTTCCGTTCAAAAGCACGCAGTCCGCCCTGCCGAACGAGGATGTCTCCTCGACAGTTGACCACTGGCCCAGCAGCGTGAACACAAGGTAGAACACATTCTGGAAATTCTGCTCTATGACACTGTCCTGTTTTTCCTTCCTTGCGGTTGTGTAGGGAAGAGTCGCAAAAAGAGACTTGAACCTTGCCATTACGCTTTCTATGTCGCCTTTTTTTTATGTCGCGGGCAAAGGAGACAACATCAAGCCCTGTGGAGCGGTTGTTGTTCAGGATTGCCGGAGCAAGAGAGTTTATGAACGCGTACTTCACCTCGTTGTTCGGGTATTTTAAAAGATAAACGCCGAATTCCCTGTCGTAGCCTTTGATTGTAAGGTAGCCGGTCTGGTAGAAAAGCGGAACCGGGTTAGGGTTGTCGCTCCTGTAGTCCTGGAGCTCCTGCGCGGTGGCCTCCACGCCGTTTGAAAGATCCATGTAGTTCATCGTGCTTTCCTGAAGTTTTTTTATAAGGAAAGTCGGTGTTCCTGTTGCAAACCAATAAAACGAGAAGTCCTTTGAGTAAAGAGCGTTCAGAAGACTGAACGGATTATAGACACCGTCAGCCTCATGATGGAAGTGGTAGCCATCATACATCTGTTCAAGTTGGTTTACACATTCTTCTTTTGAAAGCCCGTTATTTTCAGCGAATGCTTCTATTTCAGGGGCGAGACTTTCAAGCATCTCTTTTTCTGTGATTCCGCATGCTGTTGCATACTGGCTTGTGATTGATATGTCGTTCAGCTGGTTCAGGTCGCTGAATATGCTCACCTTGCTGAACTTTGTCACGCCTGTCAAAAATACGAATTTCAGGTCTTCGTCCAATGCTTTTAATGTTACGTAAAGCCCGCGAAGTGTTTCCCTGTTCTCGTTTACAAGACTTTCGTTGCTCTGCGCGTCAAGAAGAGGCTTGTCGTATTCGTCTATAAGAACTGCCGCCTGAAGACCTGTTTTTTTCCGCGCGGTCTGCACAATGTTTATAAAGCGGCCGGCAAAATTTGTCGGGTCCAAAGGGTCTTTGTAGTCAGCTTGTATTTCATATTTTTTTTCATATTCATTCAGCTGAAGATTTATAGTTTTTTCAAGAGAAACCTCTTTTGAAAAGCTGTTCTGCGCAAAATTCAGATAAATTACCGGATAAGCTTTCCAGGCGTCCGGATTGTCCTTTTCAAGCTGCTCAATCTTCAGTCCATTAAAAAGTTCCTTCTTGCCCTCAAAATATGCCTTTAAGGTTGAAAGAAAAAGACTTTTTCCAAAGCGGCGCGGGCGGCTAAGAAAATAAACCTTTCCTGAATGCACAAGAGTGTATATAAATTCCGTCTTGTCTATGTAAATGTAATTGTTTTTTCGTAAGTCTTCAAAACTCTGGATGCCAATCGGCAGTTTTCTGATATTTTGCATGGAACAATGATAGCATAGAAAAGGGGAAAAATAAATTACTATTTTTGATTACTCCAGTTAGTTTTTTAACTTTTTCCGATTCAAGAAACTTTATTTCATCAGAAGTGCACGCTATTGATTGTTGTCTTCTTATTGTCATAAAAACCATACAATTTATACTATAAACTTTTTTTCTGGA contains the following coding sequences:
- a CDS encoding tyrosine-type recombinase/integrase yields the protein MIKQIDQQTPFEQHLRKQNLSENTVTSYLWTIKYYTENYEDFSKENLLAYKGWLLEYFKPKTVNLRIQAINKYLAFTGKDKMQLKQVKVQQKNFLENVISNADYQYFKAQLKADGNIEWYFVVWFLGATGARVSELTQIKVEHVNIGWFDLYSKGGKLRRLYIPKLLREEAQAWLKSIDRTFGYVFLNRFGERITTRGIATQLKTYAAKYGISTKVVYPHSFRHRYAKNFLEKFNDISLLADLMGHESIETTRIYLRRTASEQQEIVDQIVTW
- a CDS encoding SDH family Clp fold serine proteinase, whose translation is MTDERKALYEAIEKERNSKLLVYITGDKAGWETQIANDATDYITEHLDKIGVVPKISLFLFTNGGNTLAGWNIVNLIRQFCDDFEIIVPGKARSTGTLMCLGANRIIMTKQATLGPIDPSVNTPLNPTIPNAGPQARVPVSVEAIKGFLELAKHELNLKDERALADIFNVLADKVHPLVLGEVYRAIGQIQMLARKLLVNQVTDEEKIKKIISFLCSESGSHDYTINRREAKNELGLNIEKPSQDLYELINKTYISIREELELRSPFNPDAYIGNDGARTYSIKRTLVESLPGGTDCFVSEGRFARVSIPPMPQNPVQQIAIQDQRIFEGWKHYD
- a CDS encoding restriction endonuclease subunit S, with amino-acid sequence MNTKALRQKVLDLAIHGKLVPQNPNDESATVLLEKIRAEKAEKIKKGELKADKKDSFIFVGSDKRHYEQFADGTVKDIEDEIPFEVPDGWAWCRLGELFYHTTGKALKKSNNKGSLRKYITTSNLYWNKFDFTEVREMYFTDDELDKCTIKKGDLVLCNGGDVGRAAIWNYNEDICYQNHVSRLRPKIEGINNSLYLYLLMFYKEQGMLNGKGVGITSLSANDLLSAIFPLPPLNEQNSIVTSIENIFEQIEHLDQEKSDLQTIIKQTKSKILDLAIHGKLVPQDPNDEPAEELLKRIATSDNRPYKKIDEDEALFDIPESWSWCTLGEIYTHTTGKALKKTNNKGTLRKYITTSNLYWNSFDFTEVREMYFTDDELEKCTIKKGDLILCNGGDVGRAAIWNYDYDICYQNHVSRLRPKNKNINNSFFLYVIMIYKQQGILNGKGVGIISLSASDLLSAVVPLPPYSEQNRIVEKIECLYGNLTIINNQL
- a CDS encoding type I restriction-modification system subunit M — translated: MAKKERTQAKPEQTLTKKVWNMADVLAAAGVGFTDYIIQLTYLLFLKMDSEKESYGLGSALPEGSKWKDIVELDGPDQLAKYEKILETLQAKDGLIGAIFTEAQNKISKPALLKKLIGMIDEENWFSMEGDLKGAIYESILEKNGQDKKSGAGQYFTPRPLINAMVDVIQPQITETVADPACGTGGFLLAAYDFMRKQSDEQDKVEFLQTKALRGNDITPLVVTLASMNLYLHDIGTDTTPIKCEDSLEHEPEHLVDVILANPPFGARPAGSVDITTMRNDLIVTTSNNQLNFLQHMMLMLKDGGRAGIVLPDNVLFADGAGEKLRKKLLKDFNLHTILRLPTGIFYANGVKANVLFFEKGTPTKETWYYDYRTGIKHTLATKPLKRSDLDDFVSCYCAGHMEDRKETWSEENPTGRWRKYNVDELLERDKTSLDISWIKDKDDLEDVTLKELFSTIQEKGKNINNAINQLAGLLSGIEE
- a CDS encoding type I restriction endonuclease subunit R, which produces MAEYKIHHSTYDLDSLLPEQKARVKIDQMLKDSGWTVVPRDDFTPDAVNAQAVEENLMKGNLEADYILYLDGKAIAVLEAKREENKLGLEVAEQAQNYGNILPDWVQAWKTPLPFIFLCNGDLLLFKDMREAKPSYKVIKKMFTPKEIVNLAGDDIKSQFAKLPALPPVGPKGLRECQFEAITNLEISFKQGLKKALIVLATGAGKTFTACTAAYRLLNYMGAKRVLFLVDRNNLGKQAEGEFGTYKLTETGNAFSDEYIVHRLRSVEKIGNASVVISTIQRLFAALTGQEVDEPDDDEEMEHDEDTPGKQVQLTGNVLLPSDFFDVIIIDECHRSIYGDWQQVLTYFNNAKIIGLTATPTPEAMAFFNKNRIVNYTLEKSIADGVNVPPRVYRIKTEISEAGGTLNEGEKVTKVSNLTGKGQNQKQKYDKDYTKTELDRSVVVPSQIETVVRAYKDAIYESLYPEREKNWYMIPKTLFFAKKESHAQDILKAIEKVFKDEFPDKKLPEHFAQLITCKSGNSNQLISDFRNNKDFRIAITVTLVATGTDVRPLEVLVFMRDINSEVLYTQMKGRGCRTIDDDKLRNVTTNANSKDFYYLIDAVGVTEHEKSMPTPNGGEGRKKVLSLKDLLEHLAHGEVSNENLNLLAGYLSNVNKKAEPEDLIELNELIKTTAIKQICLDIYAAIDPDNKAFPEYKDINDPNTERKALISALINNVKARKKLLEVNAGFIKIAVEETDKLISAGFSKEQSKQYIDSFEKYLEENKDEVEALRILYNQKKVAITYSMLKDLEKKLLAYNNQFKSEFLWTCYQTLNGESGKVKPLNKETELGVLTNLIPLVRYGYKIDNELVSLKRRFGSYFNLYCGQAWRKFKPEQVEIVQQIAEYIVQNGCITNIELNKAKHDLFVKAIPIFGADKLNNEMQTISKYLFYGKAA
- a CDS encoding formylglycine-generating enzyme family protein encodes the protein MSQALVHKYLGYEPVYTRDGSSVTWNENANGFRLPTVEEWQYAAKGGQKFKYSGSDNLDEVGWCYDNSGKKPHPVAQKNPNIYGLYDMSSNVCEWCWDSLGGNGHYTCGGSWYDYSGSCEVGNGRWNIAYGRGDGRGFRIVRSTGK
- a CDS encoding HipA domain-containing protein, with the translated sequence MNYILCHKDIPVLRFSTEDEEISEVSEIISREHLPIGISPDNEKGKTLKSQFRSWWKSRSIPASRQNLDTALEQLGNVTTDYLIEKSYGLSLSDHYWAKPLKSSLSWKDVNFFQNNFSDDVGKALFGVLNSDSADTLNLVSPDNTTNGWLKKKWIINNGERILLKAGSLWQQEPFNEVLASEICGRLGIEHVEYKIIKNDGTFYSSFPDFVSPQTELVPAWHIVNTLKKNNSTSNFNHLINCCREFGFKDTEKLKQGICRMLTVDFIIANTDRHYNNFGFLRNPDTLEWIGLAPVFDSGTSMFHDEILYNLKNPYLRESLKIKAKPFAPNQKEQMKRIPFKEYCSDLDFGRLEGVSEFFGKLISQNPYIEPERAEILCKTLDSRIKETERLFEN
- a CDS encoding PD-(D/E)XK nuclease domain-containing protein, whose product is MLGQWSTVEETSSFGRADCVLLNGNNVFIFEFKRDKTADEALNQIEDAKYAGGGLTGQAENGL
- a CDS encoding ATP-binding protein — its product is MQNIRKLPIGIQSFEDLRKNNYIYIDKTEFIYTLVHSGKVYFLSRPRRFGKSLFLSTLKAYFEGKKELFNGLKIEQLEKDNPDAWKAYPVIYLNFAQNSFSKEVSLEKTINLQLNEYEKKYEIQADYKDPLDPTNFAGRFINIVQTARKKTGLQAAVLIDEYDKPLLDAQSNESLVNENRETLRGLYVTLKALDEDLKFVFLTGVTKFSKVSIFSDLNQLNDISITSQYATACGITEKEMLESLAPEIEAFAENNGLSKEECVNQLEQMYDGYHFHHEADGVYNPFSLLNALYSKDFSFYWFATGTPTFLIKKLQESTMNYMDLSNGVEATAQELQDYRSDNPNPVPLFYQTGYLTIKGYDREFGVYLLKYPNNEVKYAFINSLAPAILNNNRSTGLDVVSFARDIKKRRHRKRNGKVQVSFCDSSLHNRKEGKTGQCHRAEFPECVLPCVHAAGPVVNCRGDILVRQGGLRAFERKQCIHL